A genome region from Alteripontixanthobacter maritimus includes the following:
- a CDS encoding TrbC/VirB2 family protein, with amino-acid sequence MDPEGSGVLVNAVEWLQGTLLGTVATVVAVMAVAAVGFMMLTGRMNWRFGATVIVGCFILFGAASIVAGIRSGVG; translated from the coding sequence ATGGATCCGGAAGGCTCTGGCGTATTGGTGAATGCGGTCGAATGGCTGCAGGGAACGTTGCTTGGGACCGTCGCCACAGTTGTCGCCGTAATGGCGGTGGCTGCTGTTGGCTTTATGATGCTGACGGGCCGGATGAACTGGCGGTTCGGTGCTACAGTCATCGTGGGATGTTTCATCCTGTTCGGAGCTGCCTCGATCGTGGCCGGTATTCGGTCCGGGGTTGGTTAA
- a CDS encoding TrbC/VirB2 family protein: MTLPLRSLFEPAGQSSIGASVDWLTGTLLGSLAIGLCIIAVAVVGLTMLTGRLSLRDGARVVLGCFILLGAPIIANGFMKAGTDIGTAPSLPMDTMVAAPIRDLPPADYDPYAGASLRDDR, translated from the coding sequence ATGACCTTACCGCTACGATCCCTGTTCGAACCCGCCGGTCAATCCTCGATTGGCGCGTCTGTAGATTGGCTGACCGGGACGCTGCTAGGCAGCCTCGCCATCGGTCTTTGTATCATTGCAGTCGCAGTCGTTGGTTTGACCATGCTGACCGGAAGACTGTCCTTGCGCGACGGCGCGCGGGTCGTTCTGGGCTGTTTCATTCTGCTTGGCGCGCCGATCATCGCAAACGGGTTCATGAAGGCCGGTACTGATATCGGTACCGCCCCCTCCCTACCAATGGACACTATGGTTGCTGCACCCATTAGGGATCTGCCTCCGGCCGACTACGATCCCTATGCCGGCGCGTCTCTGCGCGACGACCGTTAA
- the virB11 gene encoding P-type DNA transfer ATPase VirB11, which translates to MVEAGYYLDSFLAPLTPWLARADITDIWINRPGEVWVEAIGGGIERHDEPQLTEQLLGRLAKQIAAFGSQGLSRANPLLAASLPDGSRVQVVGPPATRAGHIIAIRRHVASELSLSDWEDDQAFSSLASGGTTIDNERSWHTVGSRNAAAVLRDAVRERRNIIVSGGTSTGKTTFLNALLAEIPAEERLITIEDTEELRIKHENAVGLIAARGDLSEADVTAEDLLIAALRMRPDRIILGELRGREAFTFLRAVNTGHPGSMTTIHADTPQRAIEQLALLVLQTGSKLSRDDVRHYVRESVDLFVQLERRDGKRRVAQMLMAR; encoded by the coding sequence ATGGTGGAGGCCGGTTACTATCTCGACAGCTTCCTCGCGCCCCTAACGCCCTGGCTGGCACGGGCAGATATAACCGACATCTGGATTAACCGGCCCGGCGAAGTGTGGGTTGAAGCCATCGGTGGCGGAATCGAACGACATGACGAACCGCAGCTTACCGAGCAGCTACTGGGACGTCTTGCAAAGCAAATTGCAGCCTTTGGATCGCAAGGCCTGAGCCGTGCCAATCCCTTGCTGGCTGCATCGTTACCGGACGGGTCGCGGGTTCAGGTGGTAGGACCGCCAGCAACGCGCGCCGGGCATATCATCGCGATCCGGCGTCATGTAGCCTCCGAACTGTCGCTATCCGACTGGGAAGACGACCAGGCGTTCTCCAGCTTGGCATCAGGCGGGACAACCATCGACAATGAACGCAGCTGGCATACCGTCGGTAGTCGCAATGCCGCAGCAGTTCTGCGCGATGCCGTTCGGGAGCGGCGAAACATCATCGTTTCAGGCGGCACCTCGACCGGCAAGACCACCTTCTTAAACGCTCTTCTTGCAGAAATTCCGGCTGAAGAGCGGCTTATTACGATTGAGGATACAGAAGAACTTCGTATCAAACATGAGAATGCAGTCGGCTTGATCGCGGCACGCGGGGATTTGAGCGAAGCCGATGTAACCGCCGAAGACCTGCTGATCGCAGCGCTGCGTATGCGACCCGATCGGATTATTCTGGGCGAGTTACGGGGCCGCGAAGCATTCACATTCCTGCGCGCTGTAAACACCGGCCATCCCGGATCGATGACCACGATACACGCCGATACGCCGCAACGCGCTATCGAGCAGCTTGCGCTGCTGGTTTTGCAGACAGGCTCCAAATTATCACGTGATGATGTTCGCCACTATGTCCGAGAAAGCGTCGATTTGTTCGTTCAACTTGAGCGCCGGGACGGCAAACGCCGGGTTGCACAAATGTTGATGGCGCGATGA
- a CDS encoding TrbI/VirB10 family protein, whose amino-acid sequence MTEALHTAQTDDDVRPVIATGNANNIGLWIFLSTLLLGGAFLFSALDARRGDVTAPSTMATTSDTNSRISSPPPLALPYDQRDYLDSRGNLPRVIGRIPIAVRPEPPERLPIPSPVQQTSVSPQQAQADPPVFQDSYRPLPLDTAERGQPVAGPPPVSDEEGDQNRVRARRLANPSVTVPQGTVIPAVLETAIDSTRPGGVRALVQRDIHAFDGSRVLIQRGSRLYGEYEAGIDAGQNRALIRWTRLIRPDGVTIALDSPASDPLGRAGVKGKVDSKFFQRFGGALLQSVLDIGVGVATREATDGVIVALPGSTQNVTPRVTTQEIQRTLKIRHGTSVSVFVARDLDFSTVEL is encoded by the coding sequence ATGACTGAGGCACTTCATACGGCCCAAACAGATGACGATGTGCGGCCCGTGATCGCTACTGGTAATGCGAACAATATCGGGCTTTGGATATTCTTGAGTACGCTACTTCTTGGAGGCGCTTTTCTATTTTCGGCCCTGGATGCCCGTCGCGGTGATGTGACCGCGCCAAGCACAATGGCAACCACCTCCGACACCAACTCCCGTATTTCTTCGCCGCCACCTTTGGCACTGCCTTATGACCAGCGCGATTACCTTGATAGTCGAGGAAACCTCCCTCGCGTCATAGGCAGGATCCCGATCGCCGTTCGGCCGGAACCGCCTGAACGCCTGCCAATCCCGTCGCCCGTTCAGCAAACCAGTGTGTCGCCTCAACAGGCGCAAGCTGACCCTCCGGTGTTTCAAGACTCATACAGACCGCTGCCTCTGGATACGGCCGAACGCGGTCAGCCTGTCGCAGGTCCGCCGCCTGTAAGTGACGAGGAAGGCGATCAAAACCGCGTTCGTGCCCGGCGGCTCGCAAACCCGTCAGTGACTGTTCCCCAGGGCACGGTAATCCCGGCCGTTCTAGAAACTGCAATCGATTCCACCCGCCCGGGCGGCGTCCGTGCGTTGGTTCAGCGCGACATTCATGCATTCGACGGCTCCAGAGTGCTTATTCAACGGGGAAGCAGACTGTATGGTGAATATGAAGCCGGCATCGATGCGGGGCAAAACCGCGCATTGATACGCTGGACACGGCTAATACGCCCTGACGGCGTAACAATCGCGCTCGACTCCCCCGCCTCAGACCCGCTTGGCCGCGCCGGCGTCAAGGGTAAGGTCGACAGCAAATTCTTCCAGCGGTTCGGCGGCGCATTGTTGCAGTCCGTGCTCGACATTGGTGTTGGAGTAGCAACACGCGAAGCGACCGACGGTGTTATCGTGGCGCTTCCCGGCAGCACACAAAACGTGACACCGCGCGTTACCACGCAAGAGATTCAGCGAACCCTGAAAATCCGGCATGGCACCAGCGTATCGGTGTTTGTCGCGCGCGATCTCGATTTCTCGACCGTTGAACTGTGA
- a CDS encoding TrbG/VirB9 family P-type conjugative transfer protein has translation MKQLLPLLLLASCAPPVASGQLALADTIRYQQRPSELNAQQWGYSVKGDREVRPAAIGDDGFKTQIQYAPGQALPAVFAIGPAGEEEVVNGYMRGDFFVIDRVYNELVFRIDRKRAVARRSATANDTQ, from the coding sequence GTGAAACAATTGCTTCCCCTCTTGTTACTCGCGTCCTGCGCACCTCCGGTAGCTTCAGGCCAACTGGCACTGGCCGATACTATCAGATACCAACAGCGGCCCTCAGAGCTGAATGCACAGCAATGGGGTTATAGCGTCAAAGGTGACCGCGAAGTTCGTCCCGCAGCGATCGGCGATGACGGTTTTAAAACTCAGATCCAATATGCGCCGGGTCAAGCCTTACCCGCCGTTTTCGCTATTGGACCGGCAGGCGAAGAAGAAGTCGTCAATGGCTATATGCGCGGTGACTTTTTCGTCATCGACCGTGTCTACAACGAGCTGGTGTTTCGGATAGATCGCAAACGTGCCGTCGCTCGGCGTAGCGCTACTGCGAACGATACCCAATGA
- a CDS encoding virB8 family protein: MNAHHKIDGEEVVIADSWATSVTADLERSCRIAWIVAGISAIAALLLALAIVIMLPLKTVEPYTLLVDRQTGYVEELAPLERQVVSPDAALTRSFLVQYVIARESYDTGSIQRDYRKVALWSEGDARQRYIRQMQPNNPASPLSYLPRNAALNVDIKSVSSLSADSSLVRFTTTRTDPGGQPQDPQHWAAIINYRFSGAEMTADDRLLNPLGFQVTRYRKDAETLPDPLVISDPLVTPISRRPQQERRQDQ; this comes from the coding sequence ATGAACGCTCATCACAAAATTGATGGTGAGGAGGTGGTGATTGCAGATAGCTGGGCTACCAGTGTTACCGCTGATCTCGAGCGGTCATGCCGCATCGCATGGATCGTGGCAGGAATATCGGCAATCGCCGCGCTGCTGCTGGCACTTGCGATTGTGATCATGTTGCCTTTGAAAACGGTCGAGCCCTACACTTTGCTGGTCGACCGGCAGACAGGATATGTCGAGGAGCTTGCCCCGCTCGAACGTCAGGTTGTCTCCCCCGACGCAGCGCTGACCCGATCGTTTCTCGTGCAATATGTCATCGCGCGCGAGAGCTATGACACGGGCAGCATCCAGCGTGATTATCGCAAAGTCGCTCTTTGGTCCGAAGGCGATGCAAGGCAGCGCTATATCCGTCAGATGCAGCCGAACAATCCGGCGAGCCCGCTGTCCTACCTGCCGCGCAATGCGGCGCTGAATGTCGATATCAAAAGCGTGTCTTCACTGTCTGCCGACAGTTCGCTTGTCCGGTTCACAACGACCCGAACCGATCCCGGGGGGCAACCGCAAGACCCGCAACATTGGGCCGCTATCATTAACTATCGCTTTTCCGGAGCGGAGATGACCGCCGATGACCGCCTGCTCAACCCCTTGGGATTTCAGGTAACGCGCTATCGCAAGGATGCTGAAACGCTTCCCGACCCGCTCGTAATATCCGATCCGCTAGTGACACCAATATCGCGGCGTCCGCAACAAGAGCGGAGGCAGGACCAGTGA